From one Triticum aestivum cultivar Chinese Spring chromosome 4B, IWGSC CS RefSeq v2.1, whole genome shotgun sequence genomic stretch:
- the LOC123093833 gene encoding dihydrodipicolinate reductase-like protein CRR1, chloroplastic isoform X2, producing the protein MNYHGAMGGRCFLNLLPCSTTPCKAGVGIGTPASSSCPNSVHHHRTRSARGPRRNAAARVSCSAAAAQAPPSQSTIKVVIVGATKEMGRAAIAAVSRARGMELAGAIDTQCIGMDAGELSGMDEALEIPVLNDLTMVLGSIAQTRATGVVVDFSEPSSVYDNVKQAAAFGLSSVVYVPKIEMDTVTELSAFCDKASMGCLVAPTLSIGSVLLQQAAIQASFHYNNVEIVESRPNPSDLPSPDAIQIANNISDLGQIYNRQDMDSDNPARGQVLGEDGVRVHSMVLPGLASSTSVVLSGPGEVYTLKHDVTDVQSLMPGLILAIRKVIRLKNLIYGLEKFL; encoded by the exons ATGAACTACCACGGGGCAATGGGAGGGCGCTGCTTCCTGAACCTCCTCCCCTGCTCCACGACCCCCTGCAAAGCCGGCGTCGGCATCGGCACGCCCGCTTCGTCGTCATGCCCCAACTCCGTCCACCACCACCGCACCCGATCAGCGCGCGGCCCGAGGAGAAACGCGGCCGCCAGGGTGTCCTGCTCCGCCGCAGCCGCGCAGGCGCCGCCGTCGCAGAGCACCATCAAG gtggtcatcgtcggcgcgaccaAGGAGATGGGGAGGGCGGCGATCGCGGCGGTGAGCAGGGCGCGGGGGATGGAGCTGGCGGGCGCCATTGACACCCAGTGCATTGGGATGGATGCAGGAGAG TTAAGTGGCATGGACGAAGCCCTGGAGATCCCGGTGCTCAACGACCTCACCATGGTTCTCGGCTCCATAGCACAG ACAAGAGCGACTGGTGTGGTTGTTGATTTCAGTGAACCTTCATCCGTCTACGACAATGTCAAGCAG GCAGCAGCATTTGGCTTAAGCAGTGTGGTATACGTTCCGAAAATCGAGATGGACACAGTAACTGAACTGTCAGCATTCTGCGACAAGGCAAGCATG GGTTGCTTGGTCGCACCGACACTGTCGATCGGCTCGGTGCTCCTTCAACAAGCTGCAATCCAGGCCTCATTCCACTACAACAACGTCGAGATAGTGGAATCAAGACCTAACCCATCG GACTTGCCATCGCCAGACGCGATACAGATTGCGAATAACATATCTGATCTTGGTCAGATATACAACAGACAAGATATGGATTCCGATAATCCA GCCAGAGGTCAGGTACTCGGAGAAGATGGAGTGCGTGTGCACAGCATGGTTCTTCCAGGACTTGCCTCAAGCACGTCGGTCGTTTTGTCGGGCCCCGGAGAG GTTTACACCTTGAAGCATGATGTTACAGATGTCCAGAGCCTGATGCCAGGACTGATTCTGGCAATACGGAAGGTGATACGGTTGAAG AACTTGATTTATGGCCTGGAGAAGTTCTTGTAG
- the LOC123093833 gene encoding dihydrodipicolinate reductase-like protein CRR1, chloroplastic isoform X1, whose product MNYHGAMGGRCFLNLLPCSTTPCKAGVGIGTPASSSCPNSVHHHRTRSARGPRRNAAARVSCSAAAAQAPPSQSTIKVVIVGATKEMGRAAIAAVSRARGMELAGAIDTQCIGMDAGELSGMDEALEIPVLNDLTMVLGSIAQVPIGTIFIRETMIYLSCASCRVRVSLTAGRFCSFQTRATGVVVDFSEPSSVYDNVKQAAAFGLSSVVYVPKIEMDTVTELSAFCDKASMGCLVAPTLSIGSVLLQQAAIQASFHYNNVEIVESRPNPSDLPSPDAIQIANNISDLGQIYNRQDMDSDNPARGQVLGEDGVRVHSMVLPGLASSTSVVLSGPGEVYTLKHDVTDVQSLMPGLILAIRKVIRLKNLIYGLEKFL is encoded by the exons ATGAACTACCACGGGGCAATGGGAGGGCGCTGCTTCCTGAACCTCCTCCCCTGCTCCACGACCCCCTGCAAAGCCGGCGTCGGCATCGGCACGCCCGCTTCGTCGTCATGCCCCAACTCCGTCCACCACCACCGCACCCGATCAGCGCGCGGCCCGAGGAGAAACGCGGCCGCCAGGGTGTCCTGCTCCGCCGCAGCCGCGCAGGCGCCGCCGTCGCAGAGCACCATCAAG gtggtcatcgtcggcgcgaccaAGGAGATGGGGAGGGCGGCGATCGCGGCGGTGAGCAGGGCGCGGGGGATGGAGCTGGCGGGCGCCATTGACACCCAGTGCATTGGGATGGATGCAGGAGAG TTAAGTGGCATGGACGAAGCCCTGGAGATCCCGGTGCTCAACGACCTCACCATGGTTCTCGGCTCCATAGCACAGGTACCAATTGGCACAATCTTCATCCGTGAAACGATGATTTATCTATCATGTGCTTCTTGTCGGGTGCGCGTTTCGCTGACCGCAGGCAGATTCTGCTCTTTTCAGACAAGAGCGACTGGTGTGGTTGTTGATTTCAGTGAACCTTCATCCGTCTACGACAATGTCAAGCAG GCAGCAGCATTTGGCTTAAGCAGTGTGGTATACGTTCCGAAAATCGAGATGGACACAGTAACTGAACTGTCAGCATTCTGCGACAAGGCAAGCATG GGTTGCTTGGTCGCACCGACACTGTCGATCGGCTCGGTGCTCCTTCAACAAGCTGCAATCCAGGCCTCATTCCACTACAACAACGTCGAGATAGTGGAATCAAGACCTAACCCATCG GACTTGCCATCGCCAGACGCGATACAGATTGCGAATAACATATCTGATCTTGGTCAGATATACAACAGACAAGATATGGATTCCGATAATCCA GCCAGAGGTCAGGTACTCGGAGAAGATGGAGTGCGTGTGCACAGCATGGTTCTTCCAGGACTTGCCTCAAGCACGTCGGTCGTTTTGTCGGGCCCCGGAGAG GTTTACACCTTGAAGCATGATGTTACAGATGTCCAGAGCCTGATGCCAGGACTGATTCTGGCAATACGGAAGGTGATACGGTTGAAG AACTTGATTTATGGCCTGGAGAAGTTCTTGTAG